A stretch of Elgaria multicarinata webbii isolate HBS135686 ecotype San Diego chromosome 5, rElgMul1.1.pri, whole genome shotgun sequence DNA encodes these proteins:
- the LOC134399569 gene encoding E3 ubiquitin-protein ligase RNF130-like → MILKWILPYWNYLLPVPILVQFYPYAFLDTADDANRGYVLPDVKMTVLNPDGSVRDSISFDPGRYGLQSPRVAVKGLLVAPLPVNEDPFGCNPQTKFHVPPNTKQWIALLKRGKCTFKQKILQAASYNASAVVIYNISGEGPVTMTHNGTGDTVAVMIKESKIKMILYYLANNMTVLTTIAVGSQ, encoded by the coding sequence ATGATCCTAAAGTGGATTTTGCCCTACTGGAACTATTTGCTTCCTGTGCCCATTTTGGTCCAGTTTTATCCTTATGCTTTCTTAGATACTGCAGATGATGCCAACCGAGGATATGTGCTACCTGATGTTAAAATGACTGTATTGAATCCTGATGGTTCAGTACGAGATTCGATAAGCTTTGATCCTGGACGCTATGGGCTCCAATCTCCCAGAGTAGCTGTCAAAGGCTTGCTTGTCGCACCCTTGCCTGTCAATGAAGATCCTTTCGGTTGTAATCCCCAAACAAAGTTTCATGTTCCTCCAAACACGAAGCAGTGGATTGCCCTACTGAAGCGAGGAAAATGCACTTTTAAGCAAAAAATACTGCAGGCAGCTTCATATAACGCATCAGCTGTGGTAATTTACAACATATCTGGGGAAGGGCCAGTCACTATGACTCATAATGGAACTGGAGACACTGTTGCTGTCATGATCAAAGAATCAAAGATTAAAATGATCCTGTATTATTTAGCAAATAACATGACTGTCCTAACTACAATAGCAGTTGGATCTCAGTGA